A window from Candidatus Nitrospira neomarina encodes these proteins:
- a CDS encoding thiamine pyrophosphate-dependent enzyme: protein MSYQRVKFYQTGTFTVGNRLLDESDRTVQAGMDRTNSLNSGHRACQGCGEALGARYALDAVMRATHQQMVAVNATGCLEVFSSPYPESAWQIPWLHSLFGNAPAVASGVAAALRAKGRTDIRVIAQGGDGATVDIGFGCLSGMFERNDDVLYVCYDNEAYMNTGVQRSGSTPPRAWTNTTQAVGTDPGNPMGIGKNLPRIAMAHGIPYVATASVADLHDLEAKVTKAMNFRGARYIHIHVPCPLGWKSDPAHTIKVARLAVESGLFPLIEAEGGEMIDRTPIRKQVPVEQYLDLQGRFKHLLHPRDERALAAIQAMADANIHRYQLLPVKA from the coding sequence ATGTCCTATCAACGAGTGAAATTTTATCAAACGGGAACCTTCACGGTTGGCAACCGGTTACTGGATGAATCCGATCGCACAGTCCAAGCGGGGATGGATCGAACGAATTCACTCAATTCCGGCCATCGCGCCTGCCAGGGGTGCGGTGAAGCGCTGGGCGCCCGCTATGCCCTTGATGCGGTGATGCGCGCCACGCATCAGCAGATGGTTGCGGTGAATGCCACCGGCTGTTTGGAGGTCTTCTCCAGTCCCTATCCGGAAAGTGCCTGGCAGATTCCCTGGCTGCATTCGTTGTTCGGGAATGCACCGGCGGTGGCAAGCGGCGTGGCGGCAGCCCTGCGGGCCAAAGGCAGGACGGATATCCGAGTCATCGCCCAGGGGGGAGATGGTGCGACGGTTGATATCGGGTTCGGGTGTTTGTCGGGAATGTTCGAACGCAATGATGACGTGTTGTATGTCTGTTACGACAACGAGGCCTACATGAACACGGGAGTGCAGCGTTCGGGATCCACCCCGCCACGAGCCTGGACCAATACCACGCAGGCCGTGGGAACCGACCCCGGCAACCCCATGGGCATTGGAAAAAATCTGCCACGCATTGCGATGGCCCACGGTATTCCCTATGTGGCCACGGCCTCGGTGGCCGATCTCCATGATCTGGAAGCCAAAGTGACGAAGGCGATGAACTTCAGGGGCGCACGGTATATTCATATCCATGTGCCCTGTCCGCTAGGCTGGAAGTCCGATCCTGCGCACACGATCAAGGTCGCCCGCCTGGCGGTGGAAAGTGGCCTCTTTCCCTTGATTGAAGCCGAAGGGGGCGAGATGATCGATCGAACACCTATTAGAAAACAAGTACCTGTCGAGCAATACCTCGATCTCCAAGGTCGGTTCAAACATCTTTTGCATCCACGGGACGAGCGTGCTCTTGCCGCGATTCAGGCGATGGCAGATGCAAATATTCACCGGTATCAGCTACTTCCTGTAAAGGCATGA